One Salvia splendens isolate huo1 chromosome 22, SspV2, whole genome shotgun sequence DNA segment encodes these proteins:
- the LOC121786845 gene encoding protein FAR1-RELATED SEQUENCE 5-like has translation MDDSSNPSHTTEFSPEAGKIHGTTSTENINDNHGSIFDELQSPVGGSLFDSDSDSSEDEELEPVSHIPECPSQMKPHIGQVFHTSDDATVFYNKYARQVGFDTRKRGSKRVGDLVTWLYVVCSREGEKRVNYKQPETKRRRSSRKCLCKAKVAFKFCKGTGYVVKQFEDRHNHDMVQLRHKRFMRLNRNIDSVHQKFIADCASANIGPTLTFSLLSEVLGGLDYVGCTIVEVRNYRRDLRAYVDGADAQMVLNDMNWKNEICSSFTYDFEVFAPFMGKDNQSRPVTFGAGLLSKENAPSFEWLFEKFVKCMGAAPKLIITDQDLGMKVAVDSVLVDTRHRWYMWHIMFKVVEKLPKNQLHNEDLKKELNKCVWSELTDPEEFEETWQEIMEKYGLTNNDWFSTMFANRKFWVLAYFRDFPMSSLIKTTSVSESRNSFFKRYTKSRCNLVEFLMHYNNALDGQKSNSNRFEYHYSNTTPMLKTNSALERHASTIYSDGGFKAIQEEIEDAIDCCTMVKTSIEDDTEIYVINDKFSKDWSVSYSVTGDSYSNFVKPVHCGFVDDIEKALIIDLATQEWRDMHGDYFEVAQTIKGNVDQIRAFRQIIAEGKKAIFGEGIVLSISDKRQMIENFYRSQAPSEVDVHPPDVVKTKGSGRRPLTRLEQAMKMKAKPGRKCAECGEVGNHDGRNCKKIKEKQKTK, from the exons TATCACACATCCCTGAATGTCCTTCCCAAATGAAGCCACATATTGGCCAGGTTTTTCATACCTCGGATGATGCTACAGTCTTCTATAATAAATATGCACGGCAGGTAGGGTTTGACACCCGTAAACGTGGATCTAAAAGGGTTGGAGATCTGGTCACATGGCTATACGTTGTGTGTAGTAGAGAAGGTGAGAAGCGAGTGAATTATAAACAGCCTGAGACTAAACGTAGACGTTCATCTAGAAAGTGTCTTTGTAAGGCTAAAGTTGCTTTTAAGTTTTGCAAGGGTACTGGTTATGTTGTTAAACAGTTTGAAGATCGACATAATCACGATATGGTTCAATTACGTCACAAGCGATTTATGAGGCTCAATCGCAATATCGACTCAGTGCATCAGAAATTCATAGCAGATTGCGCAAGTGCAAATATCGGGCCCACATTGACTTTTAGTCTGCTTAGCGAGGTCTTAGGTGGTTTGGATTACGTCGGATGCACCATTGTCGAGGTTCGCAACTATAGGCGTGATCTTAGAGCATATGTGGATGGTGCTGATGCGCAAATGGTATTAAATGATATGAATTGGAAGAATGAGATATGCTCGTCGTTCACCTACGACTTTGAG GTATTTGCACCATTCATGGGCAAAGACAATCAGAGCAGACCCGTTACATTTGGTGCAGGATTGTTATCGAAAGAGAATGCTCCTTCTTTCGAATGGTTGTTCGAAAAGTTTGTTAAATGCATGGGCGCTGCTCCCAAATTGATCATTACTGATCAGGATTTGGGAATGAAGGTGGCTGTTGATAGTGTTCTAGTTGATACAAGACATCGATGGTACATGTGGCACATCATGTTTAAGGTCGTTGAAAAATTGCCCAAGAATCAGCTCCACAATGAGGATTTAAAGAAGGAGTTAAATAAATGTGTGTGGTCGGAGTTGACAGATCCTGAAGAATTCGAAGAAACCTGGCAAGAAATTATGGAAAAATACGGCCTTACAAACAACGACTGGTTTTCGACAATGTTTGCCAATCGAAAATTCTGG GTTCTAGCCTACTTCAGGGATTTTCCAATGAGTTCATTGATTAAGACCACCTCTGTATCCGAGTCTCGGAACAGTTTCTTCAAGAGGTACACTAAGTCTCGATGTAATCTAGTCGAGTTTCTTATGCATTACAACAATGCGTTGGATGGCCAAAAGAGCAATAGCAACAGGTTTGAATATCATTACTCCAACACTACCCCAATGTTGAAAACAAATTCTGCACTTGAGAGGCATGCGTCAACAATCTACAGTGACGGTGGGTTTAAGGCAATTCAGGAAGAGATTGAAGACGCAATTGATTGTTGCACCATGGTAAAGACTTCAATCGAGGATGACACTGAAATATATGTGATCAATGACAAGTTCTCTAAGGACTGGTCCGTGTCTTATTCCGTCACTGGAGATTCATAC TCTAATTTTGTCAAGCCTGTTCATTGTGGTTTTGTTGACGATATTGAAAAGGCTCTCATTATCGATTTGGCAACACAAGAATGGAGGGATATGCATGGTGATTATTTTGAGGTTGCACAGACTATTAAGGGAAACGTTGACCAAATTCGTGCATTCAGACAAATTATTGCTGAAGGGAAGAAAGCGATATTCGGTGAAGGGATTGTATTGTCTATTAGTGATAAGAGGCAGATGATTGAGAATTTCTATAGGTCTCAAGCCCCTAGCGAAGTAGATGTCCATCCTCCCGACGTTGTCAAAACCAAGGGTTCAGGAAGACGGCCTCTTACACGCCTTGAGCAAGCTATGAAGATGAAGGCAAAGCCTGGTCGTAAATGTGCCGAATGCGGCGAGGTTGGTAATCATGATGGAagaaattgcaaaaagattaaGGAGAAGCAGAAGACAAAGTAA